The Lentzea guizhouensis genome contains a region encoding:
- a CDS encoding glutamate-cysteine ligase family protein yields MKTALRDQPAPVRFADRAEAEAYVASVCFKHGPPKLFGVELEFTVHHAEDPAAPLDHRRLAAALGVHAPPTLVPDSPQRPLPSGTPLTVEPGGQVEISTPPCTSLPTLFTTVESDLTELTALLADQGLVLGDQGADAHRTPSRMLRVPRYAAMEHEFGRLGQDGISMMCSTAGLQVCLDFGEEQDLESRWAAVHQLGPVMVALFANSPGLGGQRQNWASARMRTLYGTDPVRTRPSAVCADPAQAYARRVVDTPVIVVRGPGPNWIPPRRLTFADWIGGALDRSPTSDDLDYHMSLMFPPVRPRGYIEIRYLDTPPPGGWIAPSALLVALFSDKSVVDGVLAATERASGRWLAAARYGMADERIARAAKDVVALGIDALHRTGLSDDQISAIGQELEGKL; encoded by the coding sequence GTGAAGACTGCGCTGCGTGACCAACCGGCGCCGGTCAGGTTTGCTGACCGCGCCGAGGCCGAGGCTTACGTCGCCTCGGTCTGCTTCAAGCACGGGCCTCCGAAACTGTTCGGCGTGGAGCTGGAGTTCACGGTCCACCACGCCGAAGACCCGGCAGCACCACTGGACCACCGAAGGCTGGCTGCGGCGCTCGGAGTGCACGCGCCGCCGACACTGGTTCCGGACAGCCCGCAGAGGCCGCTTCCCAGCGGCACGCCGCTGACCGTCGAACCGGGTGGGCAGGTCGAGATCTCCACACCTCCCTGCACCTCCCTCCCCACACTCTTCACCACCGTCGAATCGGACCTCACCGAGCTCACCGCGCTGCTCGCGGACCAGGGACTCGTGCTCGGCGACCAGGGTGCCGACGCGCACCGGACGCCCAGCCGGATGCTCAGAGTGCCGCGGTACGCCGCGATGGAGCACGAGTTCGGCCGGCTCGGCCAGGACGGCATCTCGATGATGTGCAGCACCGCCGGGCTGCAGGTGTGCCTCGACTTCGGCGAGGAACAGGACCTCGAATCGCGGTGGGCCGCCGTGCACCAGCTCGGGCCGGTGATGGTCGCGCTGTTCGCGAACTCGCCGGGACTGGGCGGACAGCGGCAGAACTGGGCGTCGGCCCGGATGCGGACCCTGTACGGCACGGATCCCGTGCGCACCAGACCGAGTGCTGTGTGCGCCGATCCGGCCCAGGCCTACGCGCGACGGGTCGTCGACACGCCCGTCATCGTCGTTCGTGGACCGGGTCCGAACTGGATCCCGCCCAGACGTCTCACCTTCGCCGACTGGATCGGCGGGGCGCTCGACCGGAGCCCCACGAGTGACGACCTCGACTACCACATGTCGTTGATGTTCCCGCCGGTGCGGCCGCGCGGGTACATCGAGATCCGCTACCTCGACACGCCGCCGCCGGGCGGCTGGATCGCGCCGAGTGCGCTGCTCGTCGCGCTGTTCAGCGACAAGTCCGTTGTGGACGGTGTGCTGGCGGCGACGGAACGGGCCTCCGGGCGGTGGCTCGCCGCCGCCCGGTACGGGATGGCGGACGAACGCATCGCCAGGGCGGCGAAGGACGTCGTCGCCCTCGGCATCGACGCGTTGCACCGCACCGGTCTCTCCGACGACCAGATCAGCGCCATCGGCCAGGAGCTTGAGGGGAAGCTGTGA
- the egtB gene encoding ergothioneine biosynthesis protein EgtB, which translates to MTSQNNGGDLRERVAEELLRSRARSTALTDAVDEHDLVRQHSKLMSPLVWDLAHIGNQEELWLVRDVGGREPVRSDIDEFYDAFKYGRSVRPELPLLNPVEARQYVGDVRGKVFDVLEKVPLEGRRLVENAFAFGMIVQHEQQHDETMLATHQLRTGEPVLHAPPPPAGTLIARTEVFVPGGPFEMGTSDEPWALDNERPAHTVHVDPFFIDTTPVTNAEYAEFVLAGGYRDRRLWTDEGWMHRTHGKLTGPRFWHREGTSFSRTAFGVTEPIVPDEPVVHVCFHEAQAYATWAGKRLPTEAEWEKAARHDPATGTSRRYPWGEEEPREEHANLGQRHLRPAPAGAYPAGASAYGVHQLIGDVWEWTSTDFHGYPGFEVFPYPEYSKVFFGPDYKVLRGGSFGTDSSAIRSTFRNWDYPIRRQIFAGFRCARDA; encoded by the coding sequence GTGACCAGCCAGAACAATGGTGGCGATCTCCGCGAGCGCGTGGCAGAAGAGCTTCTGCGTTCGCGCGCGCGTTCCACCGCCTTGACCGACGCCGTCGACGAGCACGACCTCGTGCGGCAACACTCCAAACTCATGTCGCCGCTGGTCTGGGACCTGGCGCACATCGGCAACCAGGAGGAGCTCTGGCTCGTCCGCGACGTCGGTGGCCGGGAACCGGTGCGCAGCGACATCGACGAGTTCTACGACGCGTTCAAGTACGGCCGCAGCGTCCGGCCCGAGTTGCCGCTGCTCAACCCCGTCGAGGCCCGCCAGTACGTCGGTGACGTGCGCGGCAAGGTGTTCGACGTGCTGGAGAAGGTTCCGCTGGAGGGCCGCAGGCTCGTGGAGAACGCCTTCGCGTTCGGCATGATCGTGCAGCACGAGCAGCAGCACGACGAGACGATGCTCGCCACCCACCAGCTGCGCACCGGCGAACCCGTCCTGCACGCACCGCCGCCGCCCGCCGGGACGCTGATCGCCCGGACGGAGGTGTTCGTCCCCGGTGGACCGTTCGAGATGGGCACCTCGGACGAACCGTGGGCGCTGGACAACGAACGCCCGGCGCACACCGTCCACGTGGACCCCTTCTTCATCGACACCACCCCGGTCACCAACGCCGAGTACGCCGAGTTCGTCCTGGCCGGCGGGTACCGCGACCGTCGGTTGTGGACGGACGAGGGCTGGATGCACCGCACGCACGGCAAGCTCACCGGACCGCGGTTCTGGCACCGTGAGGGAACGAGCTTCAGCCGCACCGCGTTCGGCGTGACCGAGCCGATCGTGCCGGACGAACCCGTTGTGCACGTGTGCTTCCACGAGGCCCAGGCCTACGCGACGTGGGCGGGCAAGCGGCTGCCGACCGAGGCCGAGTGGGAGAAGGCCGCGCGGCACGACCCGGCGACCGGCACCAGCCGCCGGTACCCGTGGGGCGAGGAGGAGCCGCGCGAGGAGCACGCCAACCTCGGTCAGCGCCACCTCCGCCCGGCACCGGCGGGCGCCTACCCGGCCGGTGCGTCCGCGTACGGCGTGCACCAGCTGATCGGTGACGTCTGGGAGTGGACCTCAACGGACTTCCACGGCTACCCGGGCTTCGAGGTCTTCCCTTACCCCGAGTACTCGAAGGTCTTCTTCGGACCCGACTACAAGGTGCTGCGCGGCGGTTCGTTCGGCACCGACTCCTCGGCGATCCGCTCGACGTTCCGCAACTGGGACTACCCGATCAGGAGGCAGATCTTCGCCGGTTTCCGCTGCGCCAGGGACGCCTAG
- the egtC gene encoding ergothioneine biosynthesis protein EgtC, which translates to MCRHVAYLGPAEPLDDVLFDAPDSLERQAFAPQQMHGGGTINVDGYGVGWFPGPVRYRRAGAIWADANLRQLARTTLSTAFLAAVRSATTGMPVVDGACAPFTDGTWLFSHNGRVSEWPESVAELAKTLPVTDLLTMDALTDSALLWTLVRRRLETGKNPADVLVELTKEVVAVAPASRLNFLMTDGSVIVGTTWTHSLWVHQDEESVTVASEPLDGDPAWREIPDHHVVIADPSTVEVRPA; encoded by the coding sequence ATGTGCCGCCATGTGGCTTACCTCGGCCCCGCCGAACCCCTGGACGACGTGCTCTTCGACGCGCCCGACTCGTTGGAGCGGCAGGCTTTCGCGCCGCAGCAGATGCACGGTGGCGGCACGATCAACGTCGACGGGTACGGCGTGGGCTGGTTCCCCGGGCCGGTCCGGTACCGCCGTGCGGGGGCGATCTGGGCCGACGCGAACCTGCGCCAGCTGGCCAGGACGACGCTGTCCACGGCGTTCCTCGCCGCGGTGAGGTCCGCGACGACCGGCATGCCGGTGGTGGACGGGGCGTGCGCGCCCTTCACCGACGGCACGTGGCTGTTCAGCCACAACGGCCGTGTCTCCGAGTGGCCGGAGTCCGTGGCCGAGCTCGCGAAGACCCTTCCCGTGACCGACCTGCTCACCATGGACGCGCTGACCGACTCCGCTCTGCTGTGGACGTTGGTCAGGCGCAGGCTGGAGACCGGGAAGAATCCCGCCGACGTGCTCGTTGAACTGACCAAGGAGGTGGTGGCCGTCGCACCCGCGTCGCGCCTCAACTTCCTGATGACCGACGGTTCGGTCATCGTCGGCACGACGTGGACCCACTCGCTGTGGGTGCACCAGGACGAGGAGAGCGTCACCGTCGCCTCCGAACCGCTCGACGGCGACCCGGCGTGGCGGGAGATCCCCGACCACCACGTCGTCATCGCCGATCCATCCACTGTGGAGGTTCGACCCGCATGA
- the egtD gene encoding L-histidine N(alpha)-methyltransferase, which yields MTEPVLDVHLGPEDAAHALRADVRAGLTAEPKWLSPKWFYDAAGSALFEDITRLPEYYPTRAEREVLAERAAEIAATTDAGSLVELGSGSSEKTRLLLSALREHGTLTQFVPQDVSVSALTEAAHAIMADYPGLQVHGVVGDFTQHLGLLPGEPPRVVAFLGGTIGNLIPEEREKFLRTVRDVLEPGEWLLLGTDLVKDRETLVRAYDDAQGVTAAFNRNVLNVLNRELHADFDVAAFEHVALWNPEREWIEMRLRATRAMTVRIADLGLTVEFAEGEELRTEVSAKFRQEGVRQELEDAGFALRRWWTDAEDRFAVSLAQAE from the coding sequence ATGACCGAGCCGGTGCTGGACGTTCACCTGGGGCCCGAGGACGCCGCGCACGCCCTGCGCGCGGACGTGCGCGCAGGACTGACCGCGGAGCCGAAGTGGCTGTCTCCGAAGTGGTTCTACGACGCGGCGGGCAGCGCGTTGTTCGAGGACATCACCCGCCTGCCCGAGTACTACCCGACCAGGGCCGAACGCGAGGTGCTCGCCGAGCGCGCGGCCGAGATCGCGGCGACCACGGACGCGGGCTCACTGGTGGAGCTGGGTTCCGGTTCGTCGGAGAAGACCCGGCTGCTGCTCAGCGCGTTGCGCGAGCACGGCACGCTCACGCAGTTCGTGCCGCAGGACGTCTCCGTCTCCGCGCTCACCGAGGCCGCGCACGCGATCATGGCCGACTACCCCGGTCTGCAGGTGCACGGCGTGGTCGGCGACTTCACCCAGCACCTGGGCCTGCTGCCGGGCGAGCCGCCGCGGGTGGTCGCGTTCCTGGGCGGCACGATCGGCAACCTCATCCCCGAGGAGCGGGAGAAGTTCCTGCGCACGGTCCGCGACGTGCTGGAGCCGGGGGAGTGGCTGCTGCTCGGCACGGACCTGGTGAAGGACCGCGAGACGCTGGTGCGCGCCTACGACGACGCGCAGGGCGTGACCGCGGCGTTCAACCGCAACGTGCTGAACGTGCTCAACCGCGAGCTCCACGCGGACTTCGACGTCGCCGCGTTCGAGCACGTGGCGTTGTGGAACCCCGAGCGGGAATGGATCGAGATGCGCCTGCGGGCCACACGGGCCATGACGGTGAGGATCGCGGACCTCGGTCTCACGGTGGAGTTCGCCGAGGGCGAGGAGCTGCGCACCGAGGTGTCGGCGAAGTTCCGCCAGGAGGGCGTGCGGCAGGAGCTGGAGGACGCCGGGTTCGCGTTGCGCCGCTGGTGGACCGATGCGGAGGACCGCTTCGCCGTCTCCCTGGCCCAGGCCGAATGA
- a CDS encoding alpha/beta hydrolase, with the protein MTSSLATRATRAALASALALGTIASGLGASTASAQTGAAAVRPAAWGPCAADVLASIPVAERTRVSCAIQEVPVDHSRPRGDTTGIIMMKRPATDPAKKIGSLFINPGGPGGAGLIYGAFGASFFTPEVLEKFDLIGFDPRGVGRSAPLRCFRTQEEADAVNEGWYALPTTKDEIASSIRQSKAYTDYCKINAGPLLNHMSTEAVARDLDMLRESVGDQQLTYVGFSYGTLLGATYANIFPQKSRALVLDGNVDPQLRLTNGAEYDRQRAKGFEIALDGFLKRCDTVGVEKCAFAGNARKKFDGIRETLRKGPTTLPGGTQVTLTDVVGRTASNLYNPTTFKALATWLQSIHAAQNPAAATDAAQTMSVQSVVDVPVLNNNGGLADVRGLPETPYTSDDSYYAVNCIDKPFAKTTRNWASTAAKWERESPTFGRYQAASDALTCPTWPTRNPDRWIGPWNRKTKNPIVVVGNYYDPATQYEFARRMAKQLGNARLISVDAFGHCILGDSAGADAAVTRYLVDLTAPVNGSVYHPNVQPF; encoded by the coding sequence GTGACGTCTTCCCTTGCAACCCGTGCCACCCGCGCGGCGCTCGCCTCGGCGCTCGCGCTCGGCACCATCGCCTCCGGTCTGGGCGCGAGCACCGCCTCCGCCCAGACCGGCGCCGCCGCAGTCAGACCCGCCGCTTGGGGGCCGTGCGCGGCGGATGTGCTCGCTTCGATCCCGGTCGCCGAACGCACCAGGGTCAGCTGTGCCATCCAGGAAGTGCCCGTCGACCACTCGCGTCCGCGCGGTGACACGACGGGCATCATCATGATGAAGCGGCCGGCGACCGACCCGGCCAAGAAGATCGGATCGCTCTTCATCAACCCCGGCGGCCCCGGTGGCGCCGGCCTCATCTACGGCGCGTTCGGCGCGAGCTTCTTCACGCCGGAGGTCCTCGAGAAGTTCGACCTCATCGGCTTCGACCCGCGCGGTGTCGGCCGCAGCGCCCCGCTGCGCTGCTTCCGCACCCAGGAGGAGGCCGACGCGGTCAACGAGGGCTGGTACGCCCTGCCGACGACCAAGGACGAGATCGCCAGCTCGATCCGGCAGTCCAAGGCCTACACGGACTACTGCAAGATCAACGCCGGTCCGCTGCTCAACCACATGTCGACCGAGGCCGTCGCCCGTGACCTCGACATGCTGCGCGAGTCCGTCGGTGACCAGCAGCTGACCTACGTCGGCTTCTCCTACGGCACGCTGCTCGGCGCCACCTACGCGAACATCTTCCCGCAGAAGTCGCGCGCGCTCGTGCTCGACGGCAACGTCGACCCGCAGCTGCGCCTGACCAACGGCGCGGAGTACGACCGCCAGCGCGCCAAGGGCTTCGAGATCGCCCTCGACGGCTTCCTCAAGCGCTGCGACACCGTCGGCGTGGAGAAGTGCGCGTTCGCCGGCAACGCCCGCAAGAAGTTCGACGGCATCCGCGAGACCCTGCGCAAGGGCCCGACGACGCTGCCGGGCGGCACGCAGGTGACGCTGACCGACGTCGTCGGCCGCACCGCGAGCAACCTGTACAACCCCACCACGTTCAAGGCGCTCGCCACGTGGCTGCAGTCGATCCACGCGGCGCAGAACCCGGCCGCCGCGACGGACGCCGCGCAGACCATGAGCGTCCAGTCCGTTGTGGACGTTCCGGTGCTGAACAACAACGGCGGCCTGGCCGACGTGCGCGGCCTGCCGGAGACCCCGTACACGAGCGACGACTCGTACTACGCGGTCAACTGCATCGACAAGCCGTTCGCGAAGACGACCCGCAACTGGGCGTCGACCGCGGCCAAGTGGGAGAGGGAGTCGCCCACGTTCGGCCGCTACCAGGCGGCCTCGGACGCGCTGACCTGCCCGACGTGGCCGACGCGCAACCCGGACCGCTGGATCGGCCCGTGGAACCGCAAGACCAAGAACCCGATCGTCGTGGTGGGCAACTACTACGACCCGGCCACGCAGTACGAGTTCGCCCGCCGGATGGCGAAGCAGCTGGGCAACGCGCGACTGATCAGCGTCGACGCGTTCGGCCACTGCATCCTGGGTGACTCGGCCGGTGCGGACGCCGCGGTGACCAGGTACCTGGTCGACCTCACGGCGCCGGTGAACGGTTCGGTGTACCACCCCAACGTGCAGCCCTTCTGA
- a CDS encoding sulfite exporter TauE/SafE family protein: protein MGWGIAVAGVVVALGGLLQGLIGFGLALVAVPLIALLDPTLLPVPVLMVAAAHASMSLAREFGHVDWRGVGWAMAGRLPGTVVGVLVVDALDPKGFGLVVGGSVLACVLLSITTWRPSPRPKSLVTAGFASGSFGTATSVGGPMVALLYQNQAGPQVRATLAAFFVLGSGASIIALVSAGQVTAHQLWAGVVLIPFLVAGFLLSGPLRKRVDAGGIRTPMLVVAGLSSVVLIVRSVLS from the coding sequence ATGGGCTGGGGGATAGCGGTTGCCGGGGTCGTCGTCGCGCTGGGCGGCCTCTTACAAGGGTTGATCGGGTTCGGGCTGGCGCTGGTCGCCGTGCCGTTGATCGCGTTGCTCGATCCGACATTGCTGCCCGTGCCGGTGCTCATGGTCGCCGCCGCGCACGCGTCGATGTCGCTCGCGCGGGAGTTCGGGCACGTGGACTGGCGCGGGGTCGGCTGGGCGATGGCCGGGCGGCTGCCGGGCACGGTCGTGGGCGTGCTGGTCGTCGACGCGCTCGACCCGAAGGGGTTCGGGCTGGTGGTCGGCGGCTCGGTGCTGGCGTGCGTGCTGCTGTCGATCACGACGTGGCGGCCGTCGCCGAGGCCGAAGTCGCTGGTCACGGCCGGGTTCGCGAGCGGGTCGTTCGGCACGGCCACCTCGGTGGGCGGGCCGATGGTCGCACTGCTCTACCAGAACCAGGCGGGCCCGCAGGTCAGGGCGACGCTGGCGGCGTTCTTCGTGCTCGGCTCCGGCGCGTCGATCATCGCGCTGGTGAGCGCCGGGCAGGTGACCGCGCACCAGCTGTGGGCCGGGGTCGTGCTGATCCCGTTCCTGGTCGCCGGGTTCCTGCTCTCCGGGCCGTTGCGCAAGCGGGTCGACGCGGGCGGGATCCGCACGCCGATGCTCGTCGTCGCCGGGCTGAGCTCGGTGGTGCTGATCGTGCGGAGCGTGCTGTCGTGA